In Anaerostipes hadrus ATCC 29173 = JCM 17467, a single genomic region encodes these proteins:
- a CDS encoding GNAT family N-acetyltransferase has protein sequence MEVRLATPQDAEELLEIYRYYVEHTAITFEYETPSITEFRQRIKQTLKRYPYLAAVDGHGKIVGYAYASSFKNRAAYDWSVETTIYVDKDVKRQGIGKKLYEALEEILRKQHVINLDACITDPEIEDEYVTKNSVQYHEHLGYHMVGKFYKSGYKFGRWYDMVWMEKYIGKHKEHPEAFIPFSIL, from the coding sequence ATGGAAGTCAGATTGGCAACTCCACAGGATGCAGAAGAATTACTAGAAATTTACCGCTATTATGTCGAACATACAGCAATCACATTTGAATATGAAACACCTTCGATAACAGAATTCCGTCAAAGGATCAAACAGACATTAAAACGCTATCCTTATCTGGCGGCTGTTGATGGGCATGGAAAGATTGTCGGATATGCATATGCATCATCTTTTAAAAACCGTGCTGCATATGACTGGTCCGTAGAAACAACCATTTATGTAGATAAGGATGTAAAACGACAGGGAATCGGGAAAAAATTATATGAGGCATTAGAAGAAATCCTTCGAAAACAACATGTGATCAATTTGGATGCGTGCATTACAGATCCGGAAATCGAAGATGAATATGTTACAAAAAACAGTGTTCAGTATCATGAACATCTTGGTTATCATATGGTTGGAAAATTTTATAAAAGCGGCTATAAATTCGGACGTTGGTATGATATGGTCTGGATGGAAAAATATATCGGAAAACATAAAGAACATCCAGAAGCATTTATCCCTTTTTCTATTTTATAA
- the bsh gene encoding choloylglycine hydrolase codes for MCTAATYKTKDFYFGRTLDYEFSYGDEVVITPRNYPFHFRHIDAIESHYAMIGMAHVVDNDPLYYDAFNECGLAMAGLNFVGNAAYYDMEEGKDNIAQFEFIPWILGTCANLEEAKTALIHMNLTNTPYSEQFPLAQLHWIIADQSGAITVEAMEDGMHIYENNVGVLTNNPPFNIQMFLLNQYMNLSPKQPENLFAKDIDLDQYSRGMGAIGLPGDLSSSSRFAKVAFTKLHSVSGDSENESVNQFFHILGSVDQQRGCCDVNGKYEITLYTSCCNTQKGIYYYTTYDNHQISAVDMTKEDLNTKNLICYEVITGEHIQMQN; via the coding sequence ATGTGTACAGCTGCAACTTACAAGACAAAAGATTTTTATTTTGGAAGAACTTTAGATTATGAATTCTCTTATGGAGATGAGGTTGTGATCACTCCAAGAAATTATCCATTTCATTTTAGACATATCGATGCCATAGAAAGTCATTATGCTATGATCGGAATGGCTCATGTAGTCGACAATGACCCTTTGTATTATGATGCATTCAATGAATGTGGACTGGCAATGGCTGGGCTTAATTTTGTTGGAAATGCAGCATATTATGATATGGAAGAAGGAAAAGACAATATCGCACAGTTTGAATTTATCCCTTGGATTCTTGGAACTTGTGCAAATCTTGAGGAAGCGAAGACAGCATTGATTCATATGAATCTTACCAATACCCCTTACAGTGAACAATTTCCATTAGCGCAGCTTCACTGGATCATTGCAGATCAATCTGGTGCGATCACAGTCGAAGCAATGGAAGATGGGATGCATATCTATGAAAATAACGTTGGGGTATTAACAAATAATCCTCCATTTAACATTCAGATGTTCTTATTAAATCAATATATGAATCTTTCTCCAAAACAACCAGAAAATCTATTTGCAAAAGATATCGATTTAGATCAATACAGTCGTGGAATGGGTGCGATTGGTCTTCCTGGAGATCTTTCTTCTTCCTCACGTTTTGCTAAAGTAGCATTTACCAAATTGCATTCTGTCTCTGGAGATTCTGAAAATGAAAGTGTCAATCAGTTTTTCCATATTCTTGGATCTGTCGATCAGCAAAGAGGATGCTGCGATGTCAATGGAAAATATGAGATTACCTTATATACTTCTTGTTGTAATACGCAAAAAGGAATCTACTATTATACAACCTATGATAATCACCAGATCAGTGCTGTTGATATGACAAAAGAAGATTTAAACACAAAAAATCTGATTTGTTATGAAGTGATCACTGGGGAACACATTCAAATGCAAAATTAA
- a CDS encoding FUSC family protein, whose protein sequence is MDFYQQLQLSSIGSKQWIKGAQDSKEKHKRILIYNFKVYLVVAFCFAVVTLYSMIFGSQNSVVGVLVLLVLMILRQVDFGIDTKHSIGVIFMIFAILAVGPRLANTVNTVPAFFIHFLCIMAIMILSCHNVIMSNQSTFILGYLLFYGYDVTGHNYVLRCCGLFAGAVICSLVFYKNHRNRTFHRGFYHLFKEFHLFSARSSWYLRLSLGISTAMLIGELVHMPRVMWIGIAAMSVLLPFSKDMKYRVQRRGPFNILGCMIFLILHAILPDHIFQWIGLIGGIGVGYSAGYAWQTVFNTFGALYIAENLFGLKNAIILRIAANVFGSLYAYGFDQLFRKITTSIRNLFENNSIMTDQA, encoded by the coding sequence TTGGATTTTTATCAACAGTTACAATTAAGTTCCATCGGTTCCAAACAATGGATCAAAGGTGCCCAGGATTCAAAAGAGAAACATAAACGTATCCTTATCTATAATTTTAAAGTATATTTAGTTGTTGCATTTTGTTTTGCAGTAGTAACTCTTTATAGTATGATCTTTGGATCACAAAACAGTGTTGTCGGCGTGCTAGTCTTACTGGTTTTAATGATCTTACGACAGGTTGACTTCGGAATTGATACAAAACACAGCATTGGCGTTATCTTTATGATTTTTGCAATCCTTGCGGTTGGACCAAGACTTGCTAATACTGTAAATACCGTTCCTGCCTTTTTTATTCATTTTCTTTGTATTATGGCAATCATGATCTTAAGCTGCCATAACGTTATCATGTCCAATCAATCCACATTTATCTTAGGATATTTGTTATTCTATGGATATGATGTTACAGGGCATAACTATGTGTTAAGATGTTGCGGATTATTTGCAGGTGCTGTGATCTGTTCCCTTGTATTTTACAAGAATCATAGAAATCGAACATTTCATAGAGGATTTTATCATTTATTTAAGGAATTTCATCTGTTTTCTGCAAGAAGCAGCTGGTATTTAAGATTATCTCTTGGAATTTCTACTGCAATGTTGATCGGAGAATTGGTTCATATGCCAAGAGTTATGTGGATCGGGATTGCTGCAATGTCAGTCCTGTTGCCATTTTCAAAAGATATGAAATACCGTGTACAAAGAAGAGGACCATTTAATATTCTTGGATGTATGATCTTTCTTATTTTACATGCGATCCTTCCTGATCATATCTTTCAATGGATCGGTCTGATCGGCGGGATAGGAGTTGGTTATTCTGCTGGATATGCCTGGCAAACCGTTTTCAACACCTTTGGGGCTCTTTATATTGCAGAGAATCTTTTTGGCCTGAAGAATGCCATCATCTTAAGAATCGCTGCCAATGTCTTTGGCTCTCTTTATGCTTATGGATTTGACCAGTTATTCCGAAAGATAACGACTAGCATTCGAAATCTTTTTGAAAATAATTCCATTATGACAGATCAGGCATAA
- a CDS encoding heavy metal translocating P-type ATPase — protein sequence MKFTIKHEIRGRIRIHNCQKTMSADQADELQYYLITKDFVTSVKIYDRTNDIVICYDASRSEILTALKEFYHGIITVPDNYQESQSRQLNQTYQEKLISKVLFHYGNKLLFPYPLRAGITVIKSVKYIYEGIHTLAQGKIEVPVLDGTAIGVSIIRRDINTASSIMFLLGIGEILEEWTHKKSVDDLAKSMSLNIDKVWKVEEDHEILVPSNEIDANNIVHIQMGNMIPFDGVVVDGEAMVNQASLTGESTPVRKIPDGYVYAGTVVEEGDLKVCVKEVNGSSKFDKIVTMIEESEKLKSSLESKAEHLADRLVPYTLAGTALTYLFTRNVTKALSVLMVDFSCALKLAMPISVLSAIKEANDHQIVVKGGKYLEAMAEAETIVFDKTGTLTKAEPTVLDIVSFNGMKCKELLRIAACLEEHFPHSMAKAVVQAAVDRNLVHEELHSEVEYIVAHGISSMIENKKVVIGSYHFVFEDEQCTIPEGKEELFEKLPEECSHLYMAIEGKLAGVICIEDPLREEAKDVIKALKAAGIKKVVMMTGDSDRTAKVIAAKVGVDEYHAEVLPEDKAAFVEKEKAEGRKVIMIGDGINDSPALSASNVGIAISDGAQIAREIADVTIEGDHLHGLVTLKHISNHLMRRIHNNYRFIVGFNAGLIGAGVLGFIQPTTSAVLHNTSTLCIGLRSMKNLVSEEELQ from the coding sequence ATGAAATTTACGATCAAACATGAGATTCGAGGCAGAATTCGTATTCATAACTGCCAGAAGACAATGAGTGCTGATCAGGCAGATGAACTTCAATATTATCTTATAACAAAAGATTTTGTAACATCTGTAAAAATCTATGACCGCACAAATGACATCGTGATCTGTTATGATGCCAGCCGCAGTGAAATTCTTACTGCTTTAAAGGAATTTTATCATGGAATCATCACAGTCCCTGATAATTATCAAGAAAGTCAGAGCAGACAATTAAACCAGACATATCAGGAGAAACTTATAAGTAAAGTCTTATTCCATTATGGAAACAAATTATTATTTCCATATCCATTAAGAGCAGGGATCACAGTGATCAAATCTGTGAAATATATATATGAAGGAATTCATACACTTGCTCAGGGTAAGATTGAAGTTCCAGTACTTGATGGTACGGCAATCGGAGTATCGATCATTCGAAGAGATATCAATACCGCATCCTCTATCATGTTTTTACTCGGAATCGGAGAAATTCTCGAAGAATGGACACATAAGAAATCCGTTGATGATCTTGCAAAAAGCATGTCCTTGAATATTGATAAGGTATGGAAAGTCGAAGAAGATCATGAGATTTTAGTTCCATCCAACGAAATTGATGCTAACAATATCGTTCACATACAGATGGGAAATATGATCCCATTTGATGGAGTTGTTGTTGATGGTGAAGCAATGGTCAATCAGGCATCATTAACTGGAGAATCAACACCTGTTCGCAAGATTCCTGACGGATACGTATATGCAGGAACTGTCGTTGAAGAGGGTGATTTAAAAGTTTGCGTAAAAGAAGTAAATGGATCAAGCAAATTTGATAAGATTGTTACGATGATCGAAGAATCTGAAAAATTAAAATCTTCTTTAGAAAGTAAAGCAGAACATCTTGCAGATCGTCTAGTTCCTTATACATTGGCTGGAACTGCTCTCACATATTTGTTTACAAGAAATGTAACAAAAGCTTTATCTGTACTGATGGTTGATTTCTCATGTGCATTAAAACTTGCAATGCCAATCTCTGTTTTATCTGCGATCAAGGAAGCAAATGACCATCAGATCGTTGTCAAAGGTGGTAAATACTTAGAAGCAATGGCAGAAGCCGAAACGATCGTCTTTGATAAAACAGGAACTTTAACAAAAGCGGAACCTACTGTTCTTGATATTGTTTCATTTAATGGAATGAAATGCAAAGAATTATTAAGAATTGCCGCATGTTTAGAGGAACATTTCCCTCATTCTATGGCAAAAGCTGTAGTTCAGGCAGCTGTTGACAGAAATCTTGTACATGAAGAATTACATTCTGAGGTTGAGTATATCGTGGCTCATGGAATTTCTTCCATGATTGAGAATAAAAAAGTTGTCATTGGAAGTTATCATTTTGTATTCGAAGATGAGCAGTGTACAATTCCTGAAGGCAAAGAAGAGTTATTTGAGAAACTGCCTGAAGAATGTTCGCATTTATATATGGCGATCGAAGGAAAACTTGCAGGTGTGATCTGTATTGAAGACCCATTACGTGAAGAAGCCAAAGATGTGATCAAAGCATTAAAAGCTGCTGGAATCAAGAAAGTCGTTATGATGACTGGAGACAGTGATCGTACTGCAAAGGTTATTGCAGCCAAAGTTGGTGTGGATGAATATCATGCTGAGGTACTTCCAGAGGATAAAGCTGCTTTCGTTGAGAAAGAAAAAGCCGAAGGAAGAAAAGTTATTATGATCGGAGATGGAATCAATGATTCTCCAGCATTATCTGCATCTAATGTTGGAATTGCGATCAGTGATGGAGCTCAGATTGCAAGAGAAATCGCAGATGTAACGATTGAAGGAGACCATTTACATGGTCTGGTAACTCTCAAACATATCAGTAACCACTTAATGCGCCGAATTCATAATAATTACCGCTTTATTGTTGGATTTAACGCAGGGCTTATTGGGGCCGGTGTGTTAGGCTTTATCCAGCCAACAACATCTGCCGTATTACATAATACTTCAACTCTTTGTATAGGGCTTAGAAGCATGAAAAATCTGGTGTCTGAGGAAGAATTACAGTAA
- a CDS encoding DUF6110 family protein, giving the protein MDLTKVLSAVKSKKTGFFAAGVLFGTAGIKALSSKDAKKLYTNCTAAVLRAKECVMDTVATVQENAEDIYAEAQQINEERAAEAEEWEAYAETDEAEETEEVSEDTFKEVAE; this is encoded by the coding sequence ATGGATTTAACAAAAGTTTTATCAGCAGTAAAGAGTAAAAAAACAGGATTTTTCGCAGCTGGAGTTTTATTTGGAACAGCAGGTATCAAAGCATTATCAAGTAAGGATGCAAAGAAATTGTATACAAATTGTACAGCAGCTGTTCTTCGTGCAAAAGAATGTGTAATGGATACAGTTGCAACTGTACAGGAGAATGCTGAAGATATCTATGCTGAAGCTCAGCAGATCAATGAAGAAAGAGCAGCAGAAGCAGAGGAATGGGAAGCTTATGCTGAAACTGATGAGGCGGAAGAAACAGAAGAAGTTTCCGAAGATACTTTCAAAGAAGTTGCAGAATAG
- a CDS encoding LCP family protein: protein MFTKKFTVIISFFLIIAIGVGGMLGYYDARLEAAVTPKKQSMDKVKIKNEEDLTFDKDVVNILLVGSDNGAQGSEKGDHGRSDSMMVATINFKTKELKLTSFLRDMYVEIPGHGRNKLNAAYAFGGEALLYQTLAQNFNIKIDKFCVVDLAAFEKVINRIGGIEMTLEQREAEYLNTTNYISKKKYRNVKVGKQTLNGNQALGYARVRHVFSKKYGVEEFGRTGRQRAVMQATFQKMLQQNPLDLVDIAIDALGDVSTDMDATYIKKLILSVAKMGTTEIDQLRVPIENTYKTAVAGSYPPCGYVFFVNFKANQEALKYFMFNKGKRQDFAKNYGGADAAETCGYPSKYDYNRSKGDSGNIFNSSDTTEGE, encoded by the coding sequence ATGTTTACAAAAAAATTTACAGTCATCATCAGTTTTTTTCTGATCATTGCAATTGGCGTTGGTGGTATGCTTGGGTATTATGATGCGCGACTGGAAGCCGCAGTGACGCCAAAAAAACAATCTATGGATAAAGTGAAGATTAAGAATGAGGAAGATCTGACCTTCGATAAAGATGTTGTCAATATTTTATTAGTTGGTTCTGATAATGGGGCTCAAGGCTCCGAAAAAGGTGATCATGGTCGATCTGACAGTATGATGGTTGCAACGATCAACTTTAAAACAAAAGAATTGAAATTAACTTCTTTTTTAAGAGATATGTATGTAGAAATACCAGGTCATGGACGTAATAAACTAAATGCCGCTTATGCATTTGGCGGAGAAGCGCTTTTATATCAGACACTGGCTCAAAATTTTAATATTAAGATCGACAAATTCTGTGTTGTAGATCTTGCCGCATTTGAAAAGGTAATTAACAGGATCGGCGGAATTGAAATGACTCTTGAACAAAGAGAAGCAGAATACTTAAATACAACAAATTATATTTCAAAGAAAAAATATCGAAATGTAAAAGTCGGTAAACAGACTTTAAATGGTAATCAGGCATTAGGGTATGCAAGAGTTCGTCATGTGTTCTCTAAAAAGTATGGTGTTGAAGAGTTTGGACGAACAGGAAGACAGCGTGCTGTTATGCAGGCAACTTTCCAGAAGATGTTACAGCAAAATCCTTTAGATCTTGTGGATATTGCGATTGATGCACTTGGTGATGTATCTACGGATATGGACGCAACTTATATTAAGAAACTGATCCTATCTGTTGCAAAAATGGGAACAACAGAGATTGATCAGCTTCGTGTACCGATCGAGAATACATACAAAACAGCTGTTGCTGGAAGCTATCCTCCATGTGGATATGTTTTCTTTGTAAATTTCAAAGCAAATCAGGAAGCATTAAAATACTTTATGTTTAACAAAGGAAAACGTCAGGATTTTGCTAAGAATTATGGAGGTGCAGATGCTGCTGAGACATGTGGATATCCTTCCAAATACGACTATAACCGTTCAAAAGGTGATTCTGGGAACATATTTAACAGCTCTGACACTACAGAAGGAGAATAA
- a CDS encoding LysR family transcriptional regulator: MNTNFEHYRIFYYVAKYGNLTKAATVLHTSQPSVTRTIHNLEKNLNCRLFERSKVGMKLTPEGEVFYEYIAAGCAQFFKAESNLSDMLSLENGTIYVSATETALHCYLFQAMESFNEQYPNVHFKILNNSTRKSINIVKEGNVDFAVVSAPFQIEKPLQQKVLRKYHDILIGGKRFEELKGQKISIKQLAQYPWISLTPEAITRKFLNQYFEKNGLKFEADMELATTDMILPAVRHNLGIGFIPPEFAKDDLESGEVFEIEVKETFPQRNIILIYDTEYPQSIAAKAFLRFLN; the protein is encoded by the coding sequence ATGAATACAAATTTTGAACATTACCGGATTTTTTATTATGTAGCAAAATATGGGAATCTTACGAAAGCTGCTACAGTTTTACATACAAGCCAGCCATCCGTAACAAGAACGATCCATAATCTTGAAAAGAATTTAAACTGCAGATTATTTGAACGAAGCAAAGTTGGTATGAAGTTAACACCAGAAGGTGAAGTTTTTTATGAATACATCGCAGCCGGATGTGCTCAGTTTTTTAAAGCAGAGAGCAATTTAAGTGATATGCTAAGCCTTGAAAATGGAACAATCTATGTAAGTGCAACAGAAACTGCTCTGCATTGCTATTTATTTCAGGCAATGGAATCCTTTAATGAACAATATCCGAATGTGCATTTTAAGATTTTAAATAATAGTACAAGAAAATCCATCAATATCGTAAAAGAAGGCAATGTTGATTTTGCAGTTGTATCTGCACCATTTCAAATAGAAAAACCGTTACAGCAAAAGGTTTTAAGAAAATACCATGATATTTTAATTGGTGGGAAACGTTTTGAGGAATTAAAAGGTCAAAAAATTTCTATCAAGCAACTTGCCCAATATCCTTGGATCAGTCTGACCCCAGAAGCTATCACAAGAAAGTTTTTAAATCAGTATTTTGAAAAGAATGGATTAAAATTTGAGGCAGATATGGAACTTGCAACTACAGATATGATCCTTCCAGCTGTAAGACATAATCTTGGAATTGGTTTTATCCCACCAGAATTTGCTAAAGATGATCTGGAATCTGGAGAAGTCTTTGAGATTGAGGTAAAAGAAACGTTCCCTCAGCGTAATATCATCTTGATCTATGATACAGAATATCCACAAAGTATCGCAGCTAAGGCATTCTTAAGATTCTTAAATTAG
- a CDS encoding TrmH family RNA methyltransferase: MSVIQITDLNDPQLDIYARLSEGQLLHYYEPDLGIFIAESPKVIQTAFEQGYEPISFLVEDRHIKTQAKDIILQYQDIPVYTASFDVLKQLTGFGLTRGMLCAMRRKPLPALETICDHAKRIVILENVMNPTNVGAIFRSAAALNMDAILLSKGCSDPLYRRSVRVSMGTVFQIPWTFLGDDTWPADGMHRLKELGYKNVAMALTDRSVSIDDEALMSEDKLAIILGTEGDGLCQETIDACDYTVKIPMAHGVDSLNVAAASAVAFWQLAKRK; the protein is encoded by the coding sequence ATGTCTGTCATACAGATCACGGATCTAAACGATCCACAACTAGATATTTATGCAAGATTGTCAGAAGGGCAGTTATTACATTATTATGAACCAGATCTTGGGATTTTTATTGCGGAAAGCCCAAAGGTTATACAGACAGCCTTTGAACAAGGATATGAACCGATTTCTTTTTTGGTTGAAGATCGTCATATTAAAACACAGGCAAAAGATATTATATTGCAATATCAGGATATTCCTGTCTATACAGCATCTTTTGATGTATTAAAACAACTAACTGGTTTTGGACTCACAAGAGGCATGTTGTGTGCCATGCGTCGAAAACCATTACCTGCGCTCGAAACGATCTGTGATCATGCAAAACGAATCGTTATTCTGGAAAATGTTATGAATCCAACCAACGTCGGAGCAATCTTTCGTTCTGCTGCGGCACTTAATATGGATGCCATACTGCTTAGTAAAGGCTGCAGCGATCCATTATACCGAAGATCTGTACGCGTTAGTATGGGAACTGTTTTTCAGATACCATGGACATTTCTTGGGGATGATACATGGCCAGCGGATGGAATGCATCGTTTAAAAGAACTTGGTTATAAAAATGTTGCGATGGCATTGACTGACCGATCTGTAAGTATTGATGACGAAGCTTTGATGTCAGAAGATAAACTTGCGATCATCCTTGGAACAGAAGGCGATGGTTTATGTCAGGAAACGATTGATGCATGTGACTATACAGTAAAGATTCCGATGGCACATGGAGTAGATTCATTAAATGTAGCTGCTGCGAGTGCTGTTGCATTCTGGCAGCTTGCGAAAAGGAAATAA
- a CDS encoding peptidylprolyl isomerase — protein sequence MDNQNILAVVAGEEITQKDLDALIAALPKEQQAYAGNEHFRNQCLEQIITVHLFAKLGEELKLEETEAFADNLAHAKREILAQMALGEAMKDITVSEDEAKEYYKANENQFMAGETVHAKHILVDDEDKCQEILEKIIGEETTFEDAAKEFSTCPSKEKGGDLGAFGRGQMVKEFEDAAFAAEVGHVVGPVKTQFGYHLIKVEDKKDAETSVYEDVADTIKNIILQQKRNDVYGNKIAELKEKYVEK from the coding sequence ATGGATAACCAGAACATCCTGGCTGTTGTTGCCGGAGAAGAAATCACGCAGAAAGATTTAGATGCACTGATTGCTGCATTACCAAAAGAACAACAGGCATATGCAGGGAATGAACACTTTAGAAACCAGTGTTTAGAACAGATCATTACGGTTCATCTTTTCGCTAAATTAGGAGAAGAATTAAAATTAGAAGAAACAGAAGCTTTCGCTGACAATTTAGCTCATGCAAAGAGAGAGATTCTTGCACAGATGGCTCTCGGAGAGGCTATGAAAGATATTACTGTTTCTGAAGACGAAGCAAAAGAATATTATAAAGCGAATGAAAATCAGTTTATGGCTGGAGAAACAGTTCATGCGAAGCATATTCTTGTAGATGATGAAGACAAATGTCAGGAAATCTTAGAAAAGATCATCGGTGAGGAAACTACATTTGAAGATGCGGCTAAGGAATTTTCAACATGCCCATCCAAAGAAAAAGGTGGAGACCTTGGTGCATTTGGACGAGGACAGATGGTGAAAGAATTTGAAGACGCTGCATTTGCTGCTGAAGTTGGACACGTTGTAGGTCCAGTAAAGACACAGTTTGGATATCATCTGATCAAAGTTGAAGATAAAAAAGACGCAGAAACTTCTGTATATGAAGATGTTGCTGATACGATCAAGAATATCATTCTTCAGCAGAAACGTAACGATGTTTACGGAAATAAGATCGCTGAATTAAAAGAAAAATATGTAGAAAAATAG
- a CDS encoding zinc-binding dehydrogenase — protein sequence MQVKGVRLYAKDDIRLEEFELPEIKDDEILVKVMSDSICMSTWKMVKQGADHKRVPADVADHPIIIGHEFAGDIVKVGKKWQDKFKPGQKFAQQPAIPGQAESPGYSYTECGGAATYCIFPNDIIEAGCLWTHEGDSYFESSVAEPMCCVICGYKTNYHVKDRYEHVMGTKAGGSIAILGGCGPMGLGAVSYALAIENKPAKVIVTDIDDAKLARANEVISVEEAKEKGVELIYVNTAKMDDPVDGLKALSVDGKGFDDVFVYVPVRPVAELGNKILGYDGCMNLFAGPTDSEFSADVNLYDCHYNATKILGSTGGSIDDMKEAIDRAARKEIKPAVMITHVGGIDSIVDTTMNLPNIPGGKKLSYLHINMPMTAISDLRSLAKDDPFFNELADICDRHNGLWSAEAEKALLTHYGVE from the coding sequence ATGCAAGTTAAAGGTGTAAGATTATATGCAAAAGACGATATCCGTCTGGAAGAATTTGAACTCCCAGAGATCAAGGACGATGAGATCCTTGTTAAGGTAATGAGTGATTCCATCTGTATGTCTACATGGAAAATGGTAAAACAAGGAGCAGATCATAAGCGAGTTCCTGCGGATGTTGCTGATCACCCGATCATCATTGGACACGAATTTGCCGGAGATATTGTGAAAGTCGGTAAAAAATGGCAGGATAAATTCAAACCAGGACAGAAGTTCGCACAGCAGCCAGCAATTCCTGGACAGGCTGAATCTCCAGGATACTCTTATACAGAGTGCGGTGGAGCAGCAACTTACTGCATTTTCCCAAATGATATTATCGAAGCTGGATGTCTTTGGACTCATGAAGGAGATTCTTACTTTGAATCTTCTGTTGCAGAACCAATGTGCTGTGTCATTTGTGGTTATAAAACAAACTATCACGTTAAAGACCGTTATGAACATGTAATGGGAACAAAAGCAGGTGGAAGTATCGCAATTCTTGGTGGATGCGGACCAATGGGACTTGGTGCTGTAAGCTACGCCCTTGCCATCGAGAATAAACCAGCCAAAGTGATCGTTACAGACATTGATGACGCCAAATTAGCAAGAGCGAATGAGGTGATCTCTGTAGAAGAAGCCAAGGAAAAAGGTGTTGAATTAATTTATGTAAACACAGCAAAGATGGATGATCCAGTCGATGGATTAAAAGCACTATCTGTCGATGGAAAAGGATTTGATGATGTCTTTGTTTACGTACCAGTCAGACCAGTTGCAGAACTTGGAAACAAGATTTTAGGCTATGATGGATGTATGAACCTGTTTGCAGGACCAACAGACTCCGAATTTTCAGCAGATGTGAATCTGTATGACTGTCATTACAATGCAACGAAGATTCTTGGAAGTACTGGTGGAAGTATCGATGACATGAAAGAAGCAATCGATCGTGCTGCAAGAAAAGAAATCAAACCAGCTGTTATGATCACTCATGTTGGAGGAATTGATTCTATCGTTGATACAACAATGAATCTTCCAAATATTCCAGGTGGAAAGAAATTATCATATCTTCATATCAATATGCCAATGACAGCAATTTCTGATCTTAGAAGTCTTGCAAAAGATGATCCTTTTTTCAATGAACTTGCTGATATTTGTGACAGACATAATGGATTATGGAGCGCAGAAGCAGAAAAAGCCTTATTAACACATTACGGTGTAGAATAA